GCGCTCGCCGGTGCTCAAGCCCGTGGACGAGACGCCCGTTTGGTCGCTGGTCTGCTTCTTCATCCGCCGCGAGCACCGGCGCCAGGGCCTGAGCCGCGCGCTGATCGCCGCGGCGAAGCGCCACGCGAAGGCCGGGGGCGCGCGCTGGCTCGAGGCCTATCCTACCGAGCCGAGAAAGGCCGAGGTGCCGGACATCTACGCCTTCACCGGCGTGCCGGCGATGTTCCTGGCAGCGGGCTTCGAGGAGATTGCGCGGCGCTCGCCGACGCGGCCCATCCTGCGCTGCAAGCTGTAGGGGCGCGCCGAGTCCGCGCCCGCGCTGGAAGAAGGGGCCGGTCCGGCGACCGGCCCCTCGCGCGTATCCCCGTCGCAGAGCCTCTGGGGTGTGTGCTGCGCTTCAAGCAAGGGGCAGCCTTTCCGAGCCAA
The DNA window shown above is from bacterium and carries:
- a CDS encoding GNAT family N-acetyltransferase — translated: RSPVLKPVDETPVWSLVCFFIRREHRRQGLSRALIAAAKRHAKAGGARWLEAYPTEPRKAEVPDIYAFTGVPAMFLAAGFEEIARRSPTRPILRCKL